From the Tenacibaculum dicentrarchi genome, the window ATTTAAAATTACTATGCCTAACAATGTATAAAAAACATAGGGCTGAAGTGCTAACTTCAAAGTTCTGTGTTTATTTATAAAGTCCGCCAAATATAAAATTTGGCATTTTCAATATAAAAGATAAATACAAAATATTATATTTGGCTAAGTTTCAAACCCGCAAGTCAGTGCCTATCCTCTGCCCTACGTGTTTTATACTAAACGTTAACCTGCATTAAGCCAAGTTACACGGAATATTAACGTAATTAAGCGTTTTCGAAAAGTAAAATCCTGACAAAGATTACGTGAATCTGTTTGTAATGAAAACAGCGGACTTTCTAGCTCGTTTACGCAATAGAAACGGAATCGTAAAACAGCAGATTTTAAAAAATATCACGTAAGAATTTGTCTATAATTCCGAAATGAAAATGGCGGACTTTTTAGCTCGTTTACGCAATAGAAAATAAAAATGAAAAAATGTTCGGAATATTCCCGATTTTAGATTTTTTAGCGTAAGTTTATATGAAAATTTAGACAAGTTAAACACCGAATAAAAATGCTGAAAAATATGTGATTTTATAACGGTATTTTAATTAAAAAAGAAAAAACGCACGTTAACAAAGTGTATGAGCGCATATTTTCCTGGCGGAAAAATACGCAACATACACTAGGCGTTGTAGCACATTTGACCAAAAACCAATGAACATAGTTAAAAAAAATAGAGATTTTAACAAACCAATAAAATGGAATGGTGACTTAAAAAACGATTGCATAGCGAAATGGTCAGGTCTAATATTACGTGCTGAATGGATGGATGAAAATTATTGGTGGTGGTGTGTTTACGATATACTTAATAAAGAAAACCAAATTGATAGTTCTAATGAATATGATAAACGAATTATTTGCGGAGAGAAAGCAAGAGAAAAAGTTGAACAAATTGCTCGAAACTATCTAAAAGAGGAGTTGATTAATAAACTGAAAAAAGGTGAAGAAGAAGCAGATATAGACAAATTAATTGTGGATTTAAAACTTATTGGAATCTCGCCAATGCATTCTATTCTTACTTTAATAAAAGATTTCGGATTTAACCATAAAGAAGCAAAAAACAAGGTATTTAATTCACCTATTTGGAAAGGATTAAGAGAACAATCTGAAATGTTGACACAAGCCTTTTTGAATGTTGGAGTAGAAAATTCTGATGAAGTGGAAATCGTTGATGGACAAGTAGCTTCAATAACTTTTGATTTGACAAAAGACGATACTAAAAAAGAAAAACAAACTTTTTGGAAAAGAATAAAAACGAAATTTAAATAATAAAAACGTACTACAACACCGTATATAATTTATTGCTAGTACTAACCTACTTACGAAAATCCTTAGGGGATTTTCTATTCCGCTTTTATTTACTAAATTAGGTGCTCGAAATACGCAACAAATAATATACAAAAACGTTGGGCTACATTACCAATCACATTTAAATAAATGAGTGAAAAAAAAGAAAATAACGAGGAAATAAAAAACACTGAGTTAAAACCTTTATTTGATTTTGTAGAAAATATCATTAAGGATTTAAAAATCAGTGAAATTATTGAAAAAAACAATGAAATTAAATCAAAGAAAATTGAAGCAGATAAAATATTAGATAATAGTAAACTAACATTTTGGAAATGGAAAATGTCTAAAGATTTAATTATATGTATTTTACTTTTATTTACAATCATTTTATTATCTATGAATGGAGTTATTAAAGAATCTATTACTGGAACTTTATTAGGTTCTGTAATTGGTTATACAATTGGAAATGGTTCGGTAAAAAAACAAAAAGACTAATAATCTGAATATGTTTTTTGTATCGGTTTTTCCGAATCTTTTGTTACTGTTTTAATGACCACAGCCAAAAACGTAAGAGTTGAGGCAAAAAGAATAACTTGTTTTACATCTTTTGAAGATGGTTTTTTAATTTCTATTTTCATAATTTTAAATTTTAATATAAAAAAACGTAGCCCAACAAAATATATAATTTATTGCTGGTACTCGCCTACTTACGAAAATCCTTAGGGATTTTCTATTGCGTTTTTATTTATTATATTTAGTGCATGGAAAACGCAACAAACCATATACAAACCGTTAACCTGCATTAAGCCAAATTACACGGAATATTAACGGAATTAAGCGTTTTCGAAAAGTAAAATCCTGACAAAGATTACGTGAATCTGTTTGTAATGAAAATAGCGGACTTTCTAGCTCGTTTGCGCAATAGAAACGGAATCGTAAAACAGCAGATTTTAAAAAATATTACGTAAGATTTTACTTATAATTCCGAAATGAAAATGGCGGACTTTTTAGCTCGTTTACGCAATCGAAAATAAAAATGAAAAAATGTTCGGAATATTCCCGATTTTAGATTTTTTCACGTAAGTTTATATGAAAATTTAGACAAGTTAAACGCCGAATAAAAACGCTGAAAAATGTGTGATTTTATAACGGTATTTTAATTAAAAAAGAAAAAACGCACGTTAACAAAGTGTATGAGCGCATATTTTCCTGGCGGAAAAATACGCCACATACACATGGCGTTAGCTTTCATTAACAAAAAAAATGCGTGAAATTGGAAAAATAAAGCGTTTTCCTAAAGTAGAATCCTGATAAATATTACGCAATTAGAAATGGAATTTTAACGCAGAAGATTTTGAAAAATATTACGTAAGAATCTGTCCGCAATTATGAAATAGAAACGGTGGAATTTTATCCTGTTTATGCAATCGGAAATGAAAAACTGTGGGATTCTGACAAATATTACGCAAGAATCTGTCTGTAATTCTGAAATGAAAATGGCGGACTTTTAGCCTGTTTGCGAAATTAGGAATGAAAATTTAGACAAGTTAAACGCCGAATAAAAACGCTGAAAAATATGTGGTTTTATATCGGTATTTTAATTGTAAAAAAGGAAAAATAAACGAAAAGCTAACAAAATATATAATTTATTGCTAGTGCTCGCCTACCTACGAAAATCCTTAGGGGATTTTCTATTCCGTTTTTATTTACTTAATTTAGTGCTTCAAAAATGCAACAAACCATATATAAATCGTTAACCTGCATTAAGCCAAATTACACGGAATATTAACGGAATTAAGCGTTTTCGAAAAGTAAAATCCTGACAAAGATTACGTGAATCTGTTTGTAATGAAAACAGCGGACTTTCTAGCTCGTTTACGCAATAGAAACGGAATCGTAAAACAGCAGATTTTAAAAAATATTACGCAAGAATTTGTCTATAATTCCGAAATGAAAATGGCGGACTTTTTAGCTCGTTTACGCAATAGAAAATAAAAATGAAAAAATGTTCGGAATATTCCCGATGTTAGATTTTTTAGCGTAAGTTTATATGAAAATTTAGACAAGTTAAACACCGAATAAAAATGCTGAAAAATATGTGATTTTATAACGGTATTTTAATTAAAAAAGAAAAAACGCACGTTAACAAAGTGTATGAGCGCATATTTTCCTGGCGGAAAAATACGCCACATACACATGGCGTTGTAAGTAATTTGAAACAATAGAATGGAAAAGTAACTCACTAAAAGAGAATATTTGAATCATTAAATCCAATTTATGAATGAATTCAAAAAGTTTATAACAGTCGGAATAAGCAGAATTAAGACTTAAAATTAGGAGTAGGCAGAAATTTTAATTATTAAAAATGAGTTGGATATTTATAACATTAATTGGTATAGGAATAATCATTTTTGTAAAAAAAATGTTTTCATTTGAAAATTTACAAGATTTAGGTATAAAAAGATATAGGGAAGGAAATTTTTCGGAATCTATAACATATTTAGAAAAAGCAATTAAGAAGAGACCAAATCATCCAGAAACAATATGTGCTTTAGGTGAATCTTATTTACAACAGTCATTGAAGGTAGAAAGTATTTCTCTTTCTGCTTCTAAAATTTATCAATCAAAAGCAATACTAAATTTCAAAAAATACTTACAATTAGAACCTAATGGGTATCATAAAACTCAAATAATTCAAAAATTAGAATATATAAAACTTCATAAATAAAATAAAAACGAATATGGTAAATCAAGAAAGTTGGAAAAACAGTAAATATTTCGGAATTACAATTAACATAATTTTTTTTTCTGCTTATTATGTATTAAGTTGGGTATTTCTGAGAAAACTATTTGATAACACAATCATTTTTTTAATATCATATGTTATAACAATAATTATACTAAAATATATAACGACAAAAATTTATTCATCTTTAACAAAAGGAAATCAAATGGATAAAATAAATGAAATGATGTACGGAATCAATAATCGTGCAAATTGGGGTGGTATTTTCACAGAATTAGTTGACCCTGAAAAAAAGCATTTAGGAGATACTTGTAAGAGTACTCTTAAATCATTAAGAGATAGACCTAAAACACCACAAATTTTAAAAGATATAGATGAATTAGAAGAAAAACTAAAAGAAATATCTGATGTAGTTACAGGCGGTACTATATTTGAGTTATTTTTCTGTTTAAAAAGTAGATTATAGAATAAAACTACTTACAACATAGCATATAAAAAATAGGGGTTTTGTGCTAACTCTAAAGTTCCGTGTTTATTTACAAAGTCCGCTAAATATAAAATTTGGCATTTAAACGAAAATTAAAAACAAAATATTTATATTTAGCTAAGTATTAAACCGAAAAGATAGTGCTTATCTACTGCCCTACTTTTCATATACTAACCGTTAACCTGCATTAAGCCAAATTACACGGAATATTAACGTAATTAAGCATTTTCGAAAAGTAAAATTCTGACAAAGATTACGTGAATCTGTTTGTAATGAAAACAGCGGACTTTCTAGCTCGTTTGCGCAATATAAACGGAATCGTAAAACAGCAGATTTTAAAAAATATTACGTAAGATTTTGCTTATAATTCCGAAATAAAACCGTAGATTTTTTAGCTCGTTTACGCAATCGAAAATAAAAATGAATAAATGTTCTGAATATTCCCGATTTTAGATTTTTTAGCGTAAGTTTATATGAAAATTTAGACAAGTTAAATGCCGAATAAAAACGCTGAAAAATATGTGATTTTATAACGGTATTTTAATTAAAAAAGAAAAAAACGCACGTTAACAAAGTGTATGAGCGCATATTTTCCTGGCGGAAAAATACGCCACATACACTAGGCGTTGGCAAAAATGCTAAAAACGAAAAAACAATTACTAATTAAAAACTAAATGATTTATGAGAAATTTAAACAAACTGAAATTAATATTAATTTGTTGTATATTTTTGCTAACTTCATGTTTACCTTCAGATGAAGAAAATGTTCAAATTGGATTTATGTTTGAAATAAGAAATACAACCGGATTAGAATACGAAAATGTAAAAGTAACTATAGGAGGTATAAAAAATGGGGAATTTGTAGATACAGGATCTTACACGTTACCTCTCATAAGAATAAGAAATAATAACTCCGAAGCTCAATATGTTGCAGTCGACCATAATAGATGGAAGCCCAATTTGAACTTGGTAAAAGAGATTTCTGATAAAGCGTACTTTACAGTTCAATTAGAAGGACAAGGAGTAATATCTTTATATAATGAATTTGAAAATAATATATTAGTTAGTGCAAATATTACCGAAAATGGATTCCTAAAAAATGATTACGGAGGAGATTTGAGTATTGCTATTTTTGAAGATTCAATAAAAGGTCTTTTTTTCGAGCAAGAATAATTGAAAAATAAATACGCACATTTGCCAACACAGTATATAAAAAACAGCAGTCAAGTGCAAACTACAAAATTTGTGCTTTACTGCTATCTTTATTGCTAAATTGAAAGTTATAGCTTTTTTATTCTGCTACTTTTCATATACAAACCGTTGCCCACAATTATGAAAAAAATGCTAACCGAGAATGATATAGTTGAAAAAGTAACCGATTTCCTTGAAACTAAAGGTTATCGAATTACCCAAAGTTTGACCACTAATCAACAAGGAATTGATATAATTGCGGAAACGGAATCTGAAACTTTATATATTGAGGCTAAAGGAGAAACAAGCTCTGTGGAAACGTCTAAAAGGTTTGGACTACCATTTAATCGGAATCAAATTAAATCACATATTTCGGTAGCTTTATTAGCAACTATGAAAGTTATCTCAAGTTTACCAAGTGGAAACAAAACGAAAGTTGGAATAGCATTGCCAGATACCGAAGAACAAAGAATAGTAATTAATAAAATTAATCCTGCATTAAAAAAACTCGATATTAGAATATATTGGGTAAGTAGAACAAAAGTAATAGTTGAATAAAATGGGAGTTGTAGAATTTATTGGAAAAACACTTTTAGTAGAGTCAATTAGGGCTTCAATAAAAGAATTAAAGAAACTCAATCTTACAGGAATATCGCAAGAAAGAAGAGAAAATTTATCAGATGCTTTGACTTCAATCCAATTAGCGTCAATTAAAACTCGGAATTTTATTGATAATAATGGTTATGAACCGAATATGGATTTAGCGGAATTATGGAATGTTGCTTTACAGAAATCAATCAATGCTGAATTGAAAGATTTACCTGATTATTTGCATAGTAAATCGAAATTTTGGGGAAAACCACAAGATTGGCTGAATGAACCAACTTCAATGGAATTAGTTCCTAAATTGAATTATATTAACGACCAATGTGATATGTTATTAATCGAACTGAAAAAATAACTGTGGGCAACAACATATATAATTTATTGCTAGTGCTTATCTACTTACGAAAATCCTTAGGGGATTTTCTATTCCATTTTTATTTAATATATTTAGAACTTGAAATACGCAACAAACCATATACAAAACCGTTGTGCATAATGCAAAAAATCGTTCTAAAATTCAACATTTGAACTAAAAAAGCCAACCGCACAAACAGCACATTTATTTTTTTTGCCAACGCGAAATACCAACGCTAAAAAAATAAAAGAGCTGTTTTTCGCCAACGCTCGAAAAAAATGATACATTAGGAAAATGCAAACTGAAGAAGAAATCCTAAAAATAAAAAAAGTAAAAAACACCGCAGTCAGAACTGTGGTTTTACGACATCTTTTGAGCCAAGAAAAAGCCCAATCTTTAAAAGATATTGAAAACGCATTGGCATATACTGACAGAAGTTCGATTTTCAGAACGCTGAAAACATTTGAGGAAAACAAAGTTATCCACAGCATTGAAGATGGTTCTGGAATGACCAAATATGCGGTTTGTGCCAAAGGCTGTAACTGCGACCCAAAGGATTTGCACTATCATTTTTACTGTACAAACTGCGATAAAACATTCTGCCTTTTCGATGTTCCAATTCCTCAAATTGAACTTCCTCAAAACTTCAAACTACAACAAGCTAATATGGTTGTAAAAGGCTTGTGCGACAACTGCAACAAGTAATCTTTGCAATCGAGTTGCAGTAAAAGGAATTTACATTTGTACTATTCTTTTAAATCAGAATAAGCAGATGAAAAACATATTTTTAAACACATTATTTTTATTCGTATCAATCATATCGTTCTCACAGACGAGCGATATTTCCATTTCTGTTAGCGATGCAGGAACCAACGAACCATTATTGGGTGCTACCGTCTATTTTGAAGAATTAGCAAAAGGAGCAGTAACAGATTTTTACGGAATTGCCACATTTACAGAAATCCCAAATGGAAACCACATTATAAAAATTTCATACATAGGCTTCAAAACCATAGAAACTACTATTGATGTTGGAACAAAAAAGGAGTTCGCTTTCAAGCTCGAATCTGGAGGTAATGAACTTGACGAAGTTGTCATACAATCTTCAAGAAGTACACGAACTGTTAGAAAAATTCCAACTCGAATTGAATTTATTGGAGCGGAAGAATTAGGCGAAAAAGCAGTAATGAACCCGACAAATATTTCAATGGTACTTCGAGAAAGTACAGGCATACAGATGCAACAAACTTCGTTAAGTAGCGGAAATACCAACATTAGAATTCAAGGTCTCGATGGACGCTATACACAACTTTTGAGAGATGGATTTCCACTTTATGGCGGTTTTTCCAGCGGTTTGAGTATTTTACAAATTCCGCCATTAGACTTAAAACAATTTGAAATAATAAAAGGAAGTTCATCAACGCTTTATGGTGGTGGTGCAATTGCAGGTTTGATAAATATGGTTTCCAAAACACCAGACGAAGAACCTGCTTTGGATATTATGTTGACACAAACCCAAGCTCTGGGAAGTACAGCAAATGTATTTTACAGCAAACGGAATGAAAAATTTGGTGTTTCACTTTATGGTTCAGGTCATTATCAAAAAGCGTATGACCCAGAAGATGATGACTTTAGTAACTTGCCAAAAACAACTTCGATTTCATTCAACCCAAAGTTCTTTTATTATCCATCGGAAAAAACAACATTTTGGTTTGGCTTAAACGGAACGTATGACGACAGAATTGGTGGCGACATCACAAAAATTGAAAGTGGCGAAAATGGCATCCATCAATATACCGAAGAAAACGTATCGAAAAGATTGAGCAGTCAAGCGGTTTACGAAACTCAAATAGATTCCGTCAGTTCATTAACTATCAAAAATAGTATCTCGTTCTTCGACAGAGAACTGACCATTCCCGATTTTACATTTGACGGTAAACAAACCAATACATTCACGGAAATAAACTATCAAAAGTCAGCCAATAAAACAGATTGGATTTTTGGAGCAAACCTATATACTTCTGATTTTGATGAAAATGATAATGCAACTTTGCAACGCGACCAAACAGATATAACTTATGGAGCATTTGCAAATAACATTTATGACATTTCGGATAATTGGATTTTGGAAACAGGATTGCGAGCAGATTACAATACTGATTTTGGCTTTTTTCCGCTTCCACGAGTTTCATTGCTATACAAAAACGATAGTGGATTTTCGAGCAGAATTGGTGGTGGATTAGGTTACAAAATTCCAGATATTTTTACAGAAGAGGCGGAATTTATCAATTTTGAAAATGTACTTGGTATTGATAAATCTTCACTAAATGCGGAACGTTCTTAC encodes:
- a CDS encoding TonB-dependent receptor → MKNIFLNTLFLFVSIISFSQTSDISISVSDAGTNEPLLGATVYFEELAKGAVTDFYGIATFTEIPNGNHIIKISYIGFKTIETTIDVGTKKEFAFKLESGGNELDEVVIQSSRSTRTVRKIPTRIEFIGAEELGEKAVMNPTNISMVLRESTGIQMQQTSLSSGNTNIRIQGLDGRYTQLLRDGFPLYGGFSSGLSILQIPPLDLKQFEIIKGSSSTLYGGGAIAGLINMVSKTPDEEPALDIMLTQTQALGSTANVFYSKRNEKFGVSLYGSGHYQKAYDPEDDDFSNLPKTTSISFNPKFFYYPSEKTTFWFGLNGTYDDRIGGDITKIESGENGIHQYTEENVSKRLSSQAVYETQIDSVSSLTIKNSISFFDRELTIPDFTFDGKQTNTFTEINYQKSANKTDWIFGANLYTSDFDENDNATLQRDQTDITYGAFANNIYDISDNWILETGLRADYNTDFGFFPLPRVSLLYKNDSGFSSRIGGGLGYKIPDIFTEEAEFINFENVLGIDKSSLNAERSYGVNLDFNYQTRLFETVGFSINQLFYVTAINDALLLNSTDNGFFQFENATDEILSKGAETNIKFTYKDFRWFLNYALIDTKLNYLAGNPQKPLTAKHNAGSVLMYESEKWRIGYETFYTGKQFLSNGTETTDFITMGFVAMRNFKWGTTFVNFENFTDRRQSRFSPLVLPPHDNPEFSEIYAPTDGFIFSVGVIIKPFGNEDDD
- a CDS encoding restriction endonuclease → MKKMLTENDIVEKVTDFLETKGYRITQSLTTNQQGIDIIAETESETLYIEAKGETSSVETSKRFGLPFNRNQIKSHISVALLATMKVISSLPSGNKTKVGIALPDTEEQRIVINKINPALKKLDIRIYWVSRTKVIVE
- a CDS encoding Fur family transcriptional regulator yields the protein MQTEEEILKIKKVKNTAVRTVVLRHLLSQEKAQSLKDIENALAYTDRSSIFRTLKTFEENKVIHSIEDGSGMTKYAVCAKGCNCDPKDLHYHFYCTNCDKTFCLFDVPIPQIELPQNFKLQQANMVVKGLCDNCNK
- a CDS encoding tetratricopeptide repeat protein, with the protein product MSWIFITLIGIGIIIFVKKMFSFENLQDLGIKRYREGNFSESITYLEKAIKKRPNHPETICALGESYLQQSLKVESISLSASKIYQSKAILNFKKYLQLEPNGYHKTQIIQKLEYIKLHK